From one Flavobacterium sp. N502536 genomic stretch:
- the argB gene encoding acetylglutamate kinase: MKKVSVIKIGGNIIDNPTELEQFLADFSKIEGHKVLVHGGGKSATKMAQSIGLVPQMIDGRRITDAAMLDVVVMIYAGQINKHIVAQLQAKDNNAIGFSGADGNLIQSVKRNHPTIDYGFVGDVKQVNTKLLATLLETGIVPVFCAITHDKNGQLLNTNADTIASELSIALSEVFDVTLTYCFEKQGVLQDSEDDSSVITEINETLYNKLKEEKVIHSGMIPKLDNCFNSLARGVQKIKIGHHKMLQNPDVLHTTITL, encoded by the coding sequence ATGAAAAAAGTATCAGTAATAAAAATTGGTGGAAACATCATCGATAATCCAACAGAATTAGAGCAATTCTTAGCTGATTTTTCTAAGATTGAAGGACATAAAGTTTTAGTTCACGGTGGCGGAAAATCGGCTACAAAAATGGCGCAGAGTATTGGTTTGGTGCCACAAATGATTGATGGACGCCGAATTACAGATGCTGCGATGCTTGATGTCGTGGTAATGATTTACGCAGGACAAATCAACAAACATATAGTAGCACAATTACAGGCAAAAGACAATAATGCAATTGGTTTTTCAGGTGCCGATGGGAATCTGATACAATCGGTGAAACGAAATCACCCCACAATCGATTATGGTTTTGTAGGCGATGTAAAACAAGTGAACACCAAATTATTGGCTACTTTGTTAGAAACCGGAATTGTTCCTGTTTTTTGCGCGATAACACACGACAAAAACGGACAATTGTTAAACACTAATGCCGATACCATTGCAAGTGAATTATCCATTGCCTTGTCTGAAGTTTTTGATGTTACACTGACTTATTGTTTTGAAAAGCAGGGAGTTTTACAGGATTCAGAAGACGATTCCTCTGTAATAACCGAAATCAACGAAACATTATATAATAAACTAAAAGAAGAAAAAGTAATCCATTCCGGAATGATTCCAAAACTGGATAACTGCTTCAACAGTTTAGCAAGAGGCGTACAGAAAATCAAAATTGGGCATCATAAAATGCTTCAGAATCCTGATGTTCTGCACACCACCATTACGCTGTAA
- a CDS encoding M20 family metallo-hydrolase: MKNIATLTQEAINLLKSLIETPSFSSEEDQTALLIENWFNQNEIPFQRENNNVWAFNKYFDEKKPTLLLNSHHDTVKPNQAYTNDPFKAIEKDGKLFGLGSNDAGGCLVSLLATFVHFYENQNLSHNIVIVASAEEESSGKNGLNSVLKHLPELDCAIVGEPTLMQLAVAEKGLLVLDVKVKGTASHAAHQNDDNSIYKSIPVMEWFKNYKFDKISEVLGPVKMTVTQISAGKQHNVVPSECDLVVDIRVTDCYSNTEILEVVKANVNAEVTPRSMHLNASSIPVAHGLVQAGIALGRTTYGSPTLSDQSVLSCQSLKLGPGETLRSHSADEFIFINEIEEGVDLYIKILTDFFKL; this comes from the coding sequence ATGAAAAATATTGCAACGCTTACCCAGGAAGCAATTAATTTATTAAAAAGCCTTATCGAAACTCCTTCCTTTTCAAGTGAAGAAGACCAAACAGCCCTTTTAATCGAAAATTGGTTCAATCAAAATGAGATTCCATTTCAAAGAGAAAACAACAATGTGTGGGCTTTCAACAAGTATTTTGACGAAAAGAAACCTACGCTTTTATTAAACTCGCACCACGATACTGTAAAACCCAATCAGGCTTATACAAATGATCCGTTTAAAGCCATCGAAAAAGACGGGAAATTATTTGGTTTAGGAAGTAATGATGCCGGAGGATGTTTGGTTTCATTACTGGCCACATTTGTGCATTTTTACGAAAATCAGAACTTATCACATAATATTGTAATTGTGGCCTCTGCCGAAGAAGAAAGCAGCGGAAAAAATGGTTTAAACAGCGTTTTAAAGCATTTACCGGAACTAGATTGCGCTATAGTTGGTGAGCCTACTTTAATGCAACTGGCTGTTGCCGAAAAAGGGTTGTTGGTTTTAGACGTAAAAGTCAAAGGAACCGCAAGTCATGCTGCGCATCAAAACGACGATAATTCTATTTATAAATCAATTCCCGTAATGGAATGGTTTAAAAACTATAAATTCGATAAAATCTCAGAAGTGTTAGGTCCCGTAAAAATGACCGTAACACAAATCAGCGCAGGAAAACAGCACAATGTTGTACCATCAGAATGCGATTTAGTGGTGGATATTCGTGTAACCGACTGTTATTCGAATACGGAGATTCTGGAAGTGGTGAAAGCCAACGTAAATGCTGAAGTAACACCAAGATCCATGCATCTTAATGCTTCATCAATTCCGGTTGCACATGGTTTGGTACAGGCCGGAATCGCTTTGGGAAGAACAACTTACGGTTCGCCAACACTTTCAGATCAATCTGTTTTAAGCTGTCAGTCCTTAAAACTAGGGCCAGGAGAAACATTACGTTCCCATTCGGCAGACGAATTTATTTTTATAAATGAAATCGAAGAAGGAGTCGATTTGTATATCAAAATACTAACCGATTTCTTTAAATTATAA
- the argH gene encoding argininosuccinate lyase, protein MKLWEKGIPTDKQIEHFTVGNDRELDLVLAKYDALGSIAHAKMLGQIGLLTQEETTSLVEALNEIIADIAKGNFEIEDSFEDVHSKIEYLLTIKLGDAGKKIHTARSRNDQVLVDVHLYLKDEVKAIKEQVKTLFDLLMQSAEKHQNVLLPGYTHLQIAMPSSFGMWFSAYAESLIDDITLLNAASKVVDQNPLGSAAGYGSSFPINRTFTTQELGFETLKYNAVAAQMSRGKAEKTVAFAMSSVAATLSKLAMDVCLYMSQNFDFISLPSHLTTGSSIMPHKKNPDVFELIRGKCNKIQALPYEITLITNNLPSGYHRDLQLLKEGLFPAIQNLKACLDIAIFSVKDITVKDNILKDKKYDYLFTVDTLNEMVVAGMPFRDAYKAVAEQLEAGTYQSPKETKHTHEGSINNLCLDAIKDKMKAAY, encoded by the coding sequence ATGAAACTTTGGGAAAAAGGAATACCAACAGACAAACAAATCGAACATTTTACGGTTGGAAATGACCGTGAACTGGATTTAGTTTTAGCAAAATATGATGCTTTAGGTTCAATCGCCCATGCCAAAATGCTAGGTCAAATTGGCTTGTTAACTCAGGAAGAAACTACTTCTTTGGTTGAGGCATTAAACGAAATTATCGCTGATATTGCAAAGGGAAATTTCGAGATAGAAGATAGTTTTGAAGACGTACATTCCAAAATAGAGTATTTACTCACCATAAAACTGGGCGATGCCGGAAAAAAAATTCATACCGCACGTTCGCGAAACGATCAGGTTTTAGTGGATGTACATTTGTATTTAAAAGACGAAGTAAAAGCAATAAAAGAACAGGTAAAAACGCTTTTTGATTTGTTGATGCAATCGGCAGAAAAACATCAAAATGTTTTATTACCGGGATATACTCATTTGCAGATCGCAATGCCATCGTCATTCGGAATGTGGTTTTCGGCCTATGCTGAAAGTTTAATTGACGATATTACCCTGTTAAATGCGGCCTCAAAAGTGGTAGATCAAAATCCGTTGGGATCAGCTGCAGGGTATGGAAGTTCGTTTCCTATCAACAGAACCTTTACTACTCAGGAATTAGGATTTGAGACTCTAAAATACAATGCTGTAGCAGCGCAAATGAGTCGCGGAAAAGCAGAAAAAACAGTAGCATTTGCCATGAGCAGTGTTGCGGCCACTCTGTCGAAATTGGCCATGGATGTTTGTTTGTACATGAGTCAGAACTTTGATTTTATAAGTCTGCCATCCCATCTTACAACGGGGTCCAGCATCATGCCTCACAAGAAAAACCCGGATGTTTTTGAATTAATCAGAGGAAAATGCAACAAGATTCAGGCACTTCCGTATGAGATCACTTTGATTACCAATAACCTGCCAAGTGGCTACCACAGAGATTTGCAGCTTTTAAAAGAAGGCCTGTTTCCTGCGATTCAGAACTTAAAAGCATGTTTGGATATTGCCATATTCTCTGTAAAAGACATTACCGTAAAAGACAATATACTTAAAGACAAAAAATACGATTATTTGTTCACAGTAGACACTTTAAACGAAATGGTAGTGGCGGGGATGCCATTCAGAGACGCTTACAAAGCTGTTGCCGAACAACTGGAAGCAGGAACCTACCAATCTCCTAAAGAAACAAAACATACGCATGAAGGCAGTATCAATAATTTGTGCCTGGATGCGATAAAAGATAAAATGAAAGCAGCTTATTAA
- a CDS encoding DUF2157 domain-containing protein — MNKFDDQATKALLDRNLLTENQYQEITSYRSLGIFSLNAELKLFLYLSVLSFTSGIGILIYNNIDTIGHIAILSLLLIVIGVCFYFCFKNAKGFQKTETVFEHPVLEYLVLAANILTCIFIGYLQFQYKPFGTHYGLATLIPTLVSFFCAYYFDNKSVLTIGITGLAAYVGLSVTPQDLLNNSNFYADQNLSYSAILLGILLVLWTVYSSRIQLKTHFSIIYLTFALHITSIALIHNLTGYFEDGIWLLFAVLLAGSCYYFYKVSYQFKAISLYVFAIVYAYIGLNIILFRIFDHIDFSDVWELLILLLPLYFIGSIIMFIKLIKKFNKEITA, encoded by the coding sequence ATGAATAAGTTTGACGATCAGGCCACTAAAGCACTTTTGGACAGAAACCTACTAACAGAAAACCAGTATCAGGAAATAACTTCCTATCGCAGTTTGGGTATTTTTTCGCTAAATGCGGAACTAAAGCTATTTCTATACTTGTCTGTACTATCGTTTACTTCAGGAATCGGAATTTTAATTTACAACAATATAGATACAATAGGACATATTGCGATTCTGTCCTTACTATTAATTGTTATAGGGGTTTGTTTCTATTTTTGCTTTAAAAACGCAAAAGGATTCCAAAAAACAGAAACCGTTTTTGAGCATCCGGTTTTAGAATATCTGGTACTGGCAGCCAATATATTGACCTGTATTTTTATCGGTTATCTACAATTTCAATACAAGCCATTCGGAACACATTACGGACTGGCCACCTTGATTCCAACCCTGGTCAGTTTCTTTTGTGCCTATTACTTCGATAATAAAAGTGTTTTAACAATTGGAATTACCGGTTTGGCGGCTTACGTGGGGCTTTCGGTTACGCCACAGGATCTACTCAACAATAGTAATTTTTATGCCGATCAAAATTTGAGTTATTCGGCAATTCTACTGGGTATACTGCTTGTTTTGTGGACGGTTTATAGTTCGAGAATTCAGTTAAAAACACACTTCAGCATCATCTATCTTACCTTTGCTTTGCATATCACCAGTATCGCACTAATTCATAATCTGACAGGTTATTTTGAGGATGGCATCTGGTTGCTTTTTGCAGTATTATTGGCTGGTTCTTGCTACTATTTTTACAAGGTCAGTTACCAGTTTAAAGCAATTTCACTGTATGTTTTTGCAATCGTCTACGCCTATATTGGACTTAATATAATTTTGTTTCGAATTTTTGATCATATTGATTTTTCAGACGTTTGGGAATTACTTATTTTACTTCTCCCATTGTATTTTATAGGTTCAATCATAATGTTTATTAAACTGATTAAGAAATTCAATAAAGAAATTACAGCATGA
- the ytxJ gene encoding bacillithiol system redox-active protein YtxJ has product MSFFNSIFGNSESADTPKNNVNWTELTDIAQLMEIETLSNAKPVVIFKHSTRCSISRMALKQFEREFDLEDTVDAYFLDLIAHRDISNEIASRFNVYHESPQLILIRNGKAVYDVSHSDIDAEALKSKV; this is encoded by the coding sequence ATGAGTTTTTTTAATTCAATCTTCGGAAATTCGGAGTCAGCAGACACTCCAAAAAACAATGTAAATTGGACAGAATTAACCGATATTGCCCAATTAATGGAGATCGAAACACTATCCAATGCAAAGCCGGTTGTTATTTTTAAACACAGCACCAGATGCAGTATCAGCCGTATGGCTTTGAAGCAATTTGAGCGTGAATTCGATTTAGAAGATACAGTAGACGCTTATTTCCTGGATTTAATTGCACATCGTGACATTTCAAATGAAATCGCGAGCAGATTCAATGTGTATCATGAATCTCCACAGTTAATTTTAATCCGAAACGGAAAAGCCGTTTATGATGTTTCGCACAGCGATATTGATGCAGAAGCGTTAAAAAGTAAAGTTTAG
- the clpB gene encoding ATP-dependent chaperone ClpB: MNINKFTIKAQEAIQLSQQLAQRNGQQQIENEHIFKAIFEVDENVAPFILKKLNVNVPLFLQILDSTIQSFPKVSGGDILLSRDANKTLNEAEIIAQKMNDEYVSIEHLILAIFDSKSKVSQILKDQGVTGKGLKAAIEELRKGERVTSASAEETYNSLNKYAKNLNELARTGKLDPVIGRDEEIRRVLQILTRRTKNNPMLIGEPGVGKTAIAEGLAHRIVDGDVPENLKDKIVFSLDMGALIAGAKFKGEFEERLKAVVKEVTAAEGDIVLFIDEIHTLVGAGGGEGAMDAANILKPALARGELRAIGATTLDEYQKYFEKDKALERRFQKILIDEPDTESAISILRGIKEKYETHHKVQIKDEAIIAAVELSQRYITNRFLPDKAIDLMDEAASKLRMEINSKPEELDVLDRKIMQLEIEIEAIKREKEESKLKILRMDLANLKEERNEIYAKWKSEKDVVDGIQAVKLELEDFKYEAERAERDGDYGKVAEIRYGKVKEAQGRLEVLQKQLQEYQSGNSLIKEEVTREDIAEVVAKWTGIPVMKMLQTEREKLLHLEDELHRRVVGQEEAIEAVSDAVRRSRAGLQDMKKPVGTFLFLGTTGVGKTELAKALAEYLFDDENAMTRIDMSEYQERHSVSRLVGAPPGYVGYDEGGQLTEAVRRKPYSVILLDEIEKAHPDTFNILLQVLDEGRLTDNKGRLADFKNTIIIMTSNMGSQIIQDKFENLKGSIESATEAAKVEVLGLLKQTVRPEFINRIDEIVMFTPLTVDNISKIVSLQLKSVTKMLALQGITMDATPEAIAYLSDKGYDPQFGARPVKRVVQREVLNQLSKEILAGNITTDSIILLDAFDGQLVFRNQTHKEE; encoded by the coding sequence ATGAACATAAATAAATTTACAATTAAAGCGCAGGAAGCCATTCAGCTGTCACAGCAATTGGCCCAACGCAACGGACAGCAGCAGATAGAAAACGAACACATTTTTAAAGCTATTTTTGAAGTAGATGAAAACGTCGCTCCGTTTATTTTGAAGAAACTAAATGTAAATGTTCCGTTGTTTTTACAAATATTAGACAGTACAATTCAAAGCTTTCCAAAAGTTTCAGGAGGCGATATATTGCTTTCCAGAGACGCAAACAAAACACTAAATGAAGCGGAAATCATTGCTCAAAAAATGAACGATGAATATGTTTCTATCGAACATTTAATTTTAGCAATTTTCGATTCAAAAAGCAAAGTTTCTCAGATTTTAAAAGATCAGGGTGTTACAGGAAAAGGCCTTAAAGCGGCCATTGAAGAACTTCGTAAAGGCGAAAGAGTAACATCGGCTTCAGCTGAGGAAACGTATAATTCATTAAACAAATACGCTAAAAATCTAAACGAACTGGCCCGTACCGGAAAATTAGATCCTGTTATTGGCCGTGATGAAGAAATTCGTCGTGTATTGCAGATTTTAACGCGAAGAACAAAAAACAACCCTATGTTAATCGGTGAACCCGGAGTTGGTAAAACGGCTATTGCAGAGGGATTGGCACACAGAATTGTGGATGGTGATGTACCGGAAAACTTAAAAGATAAGATCGTTTTTTCATTGGATATGGGAGCATTGATTGCCGGTGCTAAATTTAAAGGAGAATTCGAAGAGCGTTTAAAAGCGGTGGTAAAAGAAGTTACCGCTGCAGAAGGTGATATCGTTTTATTTATTGACGAAATTCACACACTTGTAGGTGCAGGTGGAGGAGAAGGTGCAATGGATGCAGCCAATATTTTAAAACCGGCTTTAGCCCGTGGAGAGCTTAGAGCAATTGGTGCAACGACTTTGGATGAATATCAAAAGTATTTTGAAAAAGACAAAGCGCTGGAACGCCGTTTCCAAAAGATCTTAATTGATGAACCTGATACCGAAAGTGCTATTTCGATCTTACGTGGTATTAAAGAAAAGTACGAAACGCATCATAAAGTTCAAATTAAAGACGAGGCAATTATTGCTGCGGTTGAACTGTCGCAACGCTACATAACCAATCGTTTTTTACCGGACAAAGCCATTGATTTGATGGATGAAGCAGCTTCGAAATTGCGTATGGAAATCAATTCAAAACCGGAAGAGTTGGACGTTTTAGATCGTAAGATCATGCAGTTGGAAATTGAGATTGAAGCGATTAAACGTGAAAAAGAAGAAAGCAAACTGAAAATCCTGCGCATGGATTTGGCGAACTTAAAAGAAGAACGCAACGAAATTTATGCAAAATGGAAATCAGAAAAAGATGTTGTGGACGGAATCCAGGCTGTAAAATTGGAATTAGAAGACTTTAAGTACGAAGCAGAACGTGCAGAACGTGATGGTGACTACGGAAAAGTAGCTGAAATTCGTTACGGAAAAGTAAAAGAAGCGCAAGGACGTCTGGAGGTTTTACAAAAACAATTGCAGGAATATCAGTCTGGTAATTCTTTGATTAAAGAAGAGGTAACCCGTGAAGATATTGCCGAAGTAGTAGCCAAATGGACTGGAATTCCAGTCATGAAAATGCTTCAGACAGAAAGAGAAAAGTTATTGCATCTGGAAGACGAATTACACAGACGTGTAGTGGGGCAGGAAGAAGCGATTGAAGCGGTAAGTGATGCCGTACGCAGAAGCCGTGCCGGTTTACAGGACATGAAGAAACCCGTTGGAACGTTCTTATTTTTAGGAACTACAGGTGTTGGTAAAACAGAGTTGGCAAAGGCTTTGGCGGAGTATCTTTTTGACGATGAAAATGCCATGACACGTATTGATATGAGTGAGTACCAGGAACGTCACAGTGTGAGCCGTTTAGTGGGTGCGCCTCCGGGATATGTGGGTTATGACGAAGGTGGTCAGTTGACCGAAGCGGTTCGTAGAAAACCTTATTCTGTAATCTTGTTAGACGAGATTGAAAAAGCACATCCCGATACGTTTAACATCCTGCTTCAGGTTTTAGACGAAGGTCGTTTAACAGATAACAAAGGCCGTTTGGCCGATTTTAAAAACACCATTATCATCATGACTTCTAATATGGGAAGTCAGATTATACAAGATAAGTTCGAAAATTTAAAAGGAAGTATCGAATCAGCGACGGAGGCTGCAAAAGTGGAAGTGTTAGGCTTGCTGAAACAAACCGTTCGTCCTGAATTTATCAACCGTATTGATGAGATTGTGATGTTTACGCCTCTAACAGTAGATAATATTTCTAAAATTGTAAGTCTACAGTTGAAGAGCGTTACAAAGATGTTGGCCCTGCAAGGCATTACAATGGATGCAACGCCGGAAGCTATCGCTTATTTATCAGACAAAGGTTATGACCCTCAGTTTGGCGCAAGGCCGGTAAAACGTGTGGTTCAAAGAGAAGTATTGAATCAGCTGTCAAAAGAGATTTTGGCCGGAAACATAACCACCGACAGTATCATTTTATTAGATGCTTTTGACGGGCAATTGGTTTTCAGGAACCAAACCCAT